One Faecalicatena sp. Marseille-Q4148 DNA window includes the following coding sequences:
- a CDS encoding transcription repressor NadR: MNGEERRKAMLDCIRKSNAPLSGSRLAELFGISRQVVVQDIALLRAADYEIISTNRGYLCASGQRVRRIFEVKHTEKEIAEELYAIVDCGGTVEDIFIRHEVYGELRAEMHLSSRRQVKEFLGEIQNGGSAPLSHITSGYHYHTISAESEDVLDSIEEELRELGYLVKKQLS, from the coding sequence ATGAATGGAGAAGAACGAAGAAAGGCAATGCTTGACTGTATCAGGAAAAGCAATGCGCCGCTGTCCGGCTCCAGACTGGCAGAGCTGTTCGGAATCAGCAGACAGGTTGTTGTGCAGGATATTGCCCTTTTAAGAGCAGCAGACTACGAGATCATTTCGACGAACAGAGGGTATCTGTGCGCGTCAGGACAGCGCGTCAGGCGTATTTTCGAAGTGAAACATACAGAAAAAGAAATCGCAGAAGAACTCTATGCGATTGTGGACTGCGGCGGAACGGTGGAAGACATCTTTATACGGCATGAGGTATATGGAGAATTGCGTGCAGAGATGCATCTGAGTTCGAGGCGTCAGGTAAAAGAATTTTTAGGTGAGATTCAAAATGGCGGCTCTGCTCCGTTAAGCCATATTACATCCGGATATCACTATCACACGATTTCGGCAGAATCAGAGGATGTGCTTGACAGTATTGAAGAAGAACTGAGGGAACTTGGATATCTGGTCAAAAAACAGTTGTCTTGA
- a CDS encoding spore coat protein CotJB has product MRNQSRRQEMLHHINVVSFAVDDIKLFLNTHPDNQEALNYYQEYSRLRNEALKKYAEEFGPLTVDYAMRSDSYTWNWINDPWPWQEGGC; this is encoded by the coding sequence ATGAGAAATCAATCCCGGCGTCAGGAAATGCTCCATCACATTAATGTTGTAAGCTTTGCTGTAGATGACATTAAATTATTTCTCAATACGCACCCGGACAATCAGGAAGCGCTAAATTACTATCAGGAATACAGCCGTCTCCGCAATGAAGCTCTGAAAAAATATGCTGAAGAATTCGGTCCTCTCACGGTAGATTACGCAATGCGCTCCGATTCTTATACGTGGAACTGGATCAATGATCCGTGGCCGTGGCAGGAAGGAGGATGTTAA
- the nadC gene encoding carboxylating nicotinate-nucleotide diphosphorylase produces the protein MYNQITMKVNADHLILQALAEDITSEDITTNAVMRNACKGEVELICKQDGVIAGLDVFARVFELLDETVEIERFCEDGDEVKNQQLLAIVRGDIRVLLSGERVALNYLQRMSGIATYTHETAALLADCKTKLLDTRKTTPNMRIFEKYAVKVGGGNNHRYNLSDGILLKDNHIGAAGGVKEAVAMAKEYAPFVRKIEIETENLEMVKEAVEAGADIIMLDNMSVEEMKEAVRLIDGRAETECSGNVTKEKIAMLKEVGVDYISSGALTHSAPILDVSLKHLHPIE, from the coding sequence ATGTATAATCAGATTACAATGAAGGTCAATGCGGATCATCTGATCCTGCAGGCATTGGCAGAAGATATTACGAGTGAAGATATTACAACAAATGCAGTGATGCGAAATGCCTGCAAAGGAGAAGTGGAGCTGATCTGTAAACAGGATGGAGTGATTGCAGGGCTGGATGTATTTGCCCGTGTATTTGAACTGCTGGATGAAACCGTGGAGATTGAACGTTTCTGTGAAGACGGAGATGAAGTGAAAAATCAGCAGCTTCTGGCAATTGTGCGCGGAGATATCCGAGTGCTGTTATCCGGCGAGCGGGTTGCTTTAAACTATTTGCAGCGCATGAGCGGAATTGCAACATACACACATGAAACGGCAGCGCTCCTTGCAGACTGCAAGACAAAGCTGCTTGATACGAGAAAGACAACACCGAATATGCGTATTTTTGAAAAATATGCAGTAAAAGTAGGAGGAGGCAACAATCACCGCTATAATCTCTCAGACGGAATTCTTTTGAAAGATAATCATATCGGAGCTGCCGGAGGGGTAAAAGAGGCGGTAGCTATGGCAAAAGAGTATGCGCCGTTTGTAAGAAAGATTGAGATTGAGACAGAAAACCTTGAGATGGTAAAAGAAGCTGTTGAGGCCGGAGCAGATATTATTATGCTTGATAATATGAGTGTAGAAGAAATGAAGGAAGCAGTTCGGCTTATTGACGGTCGTGCTGAGACAGAATGCTCTGGAAATGTAACAAAAGAAAAGATTGCAATGCTGAAAGAAGTGGGTGTGGATTACATTTCCAGCGGCGCACTGACTCATTCTGCACCAATCCTTGATGTTTCTCTAAAACATCTTCATCCGATTGAATAG
- a CDS encoding M20/M25/M40 family metallo-hydrolase: MSRNWEKINRQIDTFIENNQNEIIENVCRLVGIPSVEEEGCTAYPYGAKCAEALDFCAELAKEKGLIVDNYDYYGLEIRLQKEQSGKRLLFAAHADVVPASEGNLYPPFQGIVDKGYIIGRGVVDDKAPLIALLYALAFLKEEELIPMNDIRLFVGSHEETDMEDLKYYLQRAGQPEFGIAADDDFPITNGEKSVLKFQLKGKETVDEVKELLQKDSTGEVFGLSVIDPVCGRSRCKVTEEIDEMTKERILCCDLRLPSSENLDEAEKKIRAFAEKQGLEMTVLRLDQGYWISEEEEIPSLLVELYHKLTTLEDRPYIMEGCTYARHFKQGCGFGAGQQGEKKPFPEGHGSAHGPDEAQNIQVLLRALKLDILAALAIDELWSK, from the coding sequence ATGTCCAGAAATTGGGAGAAAATCAATAGACAGATTGATACGTTTATTGAAAACAATCAAAATGAGATCATTGAAAATGTATGTCGTCTCGTAGGAATACCAAGTGTCGAGGAAGAAGGATGTACAGCATATCCATACGGGGCAAAATGTGCAGAAGCGCTGGACTTTTGTGCAGAGCTTGCCAAAGAAAAAGGATTAATTGTGGATAATTATGATTATTATGGCCTGGAGATCAGACTGCAAAAGGAGCAGAGTGGAAAACGACTGCTTTTTGCAGCACATGCGGATGTTGTTCCGGCATCGGAAGGAAATCTGTACCCGCCTTTTCAAGGAATTGTGGATAAAGGCTATATAATTGGACGCGGGGTGGTGGATGACAAAGCGCCGCTGATCGCGCTTTTATATGCGCTGGCATTTTTAAAAGAAGAAGAGCTGATTCCGATGAATGATATCCGACTGTTTGTAGGTTCCCACGAAGAAACAGATATGGAAGACCTGAAATATTATCTTCAAAGAGCGGGGCAGCCGGAGTTTGGAATTGCAGCGGATGATGATTTTCCGATTACGAATGGTGAGAAAAGCGTGTTGAAATTTCAGCTTAAAGGGAAAGAAACTGTTGATGAAGTCAAAGAACTATTGCAAAAAGACAGTACCGGAGAAGTGTTTGGACTGTCGGTAATAGATCCGGTTTGCGGAAGATCTCGATGCAAAGTGACAGAAGAAATCGATGAGATGACAAAAGAAAGAATTTTGTGCTGCGATCTGAGACTTCCGTCCAGCGAAAACCTTGATGAAGCTGAGAAAAAAATCCGCGCCTTTGCGGAAAAACAGGGATTAGAGATGACTGTTCTGAGACTGGATCAGGGGTATTGGATCTCAGAAGAGGAAGAAATCCCATCGCTTCTTGTAGAGTTGTATCATAAGCTGACAACATTGGAGGATCGTCCATATATTATGGAAGGATGTACCTATGCAAGACATTTTAAACAGGGATGCGGCTTTGGTGCGGGACAGCAGGGAGAGAAGAAACCATTTCCCGAAGGTCACGGAAGCGCTCACGGACCGGATGAGGCACAGAATATTCAGGTGCTTTTGCGGGCGTTAAAACTTGATATTCTGGCGGCATTGGCAATTGATGAGCTGTGGAGCAAGTAA
- a CDS encoding L-aspartate oxidase: MEKTYDVIIVGCGAAGLFCALHLPEKMKILCITKDEADKSDSFLAQGGICVLHDENDYDSFMEDTLKAGHYENRRTSVDKMIRSSRSVVNELIEYGVAFAKKDGELNYTREGGHARPRILFHADVTGKEITSTLLAHVESRANVTLLEYTWMVDLITEGNRCLGVVLRDKNGEFHTVRADDTVLACGGVGGLYEHSTNFRHITGDALAIGLKHGLKMEHLDYVQIHPTTLYSKKPGRRFLISESVRGEGALLYGADGTRFTNELLPRDILTGEIRKQMEKDGTKHVWLDMRPLGEEMICSHFPNIREKCMEEGYDVLNECIPVVPAQHYFMGGIWVDTEHSRTSMEGLYAVGETSCNGVHGRNRLASNSLLESLVFSRSAAEHIRELEEEKNGSEEVQQNESIDFSCYEDAEALRETYKTMILNEMERMQKEHV; this comes from the coding sequence ATGGAAAAGACATATGATGTAATCATCGTTGGATGCGGGGCGGCAGGATTGTTCTGTGCGCTGCATCTTCCAGAGAAAATGAAAATACTGTGCATCACAAAGGATGAGGCAGATAAGAGCGACTCTTTTCTGGCGCAGGGAGGAATCTGTGTTCTGCATGATGAAAATGATTATGACAGTTTTATGGAAGATACATTGAAAGCCGGGCATTATGAGAACAGGCGTACTTCCGTTGATAAAATGATACGCTCATCCAGAAGTGTTGTAAATGAGTTGATTGAATATGGAGTGGCATTTGCGAAAAAGGACGGAGAGCTGAATTACACAAGAGAAGGGGGACATGCAAGACCTCGTATTTTGTTTCATGCAGATGTGACCGGTAAGGAGATTACAAGTACATTGCTTGCCCATGTAGAATCCAGGGCAAATGTAACGCTTCTGGAATATACCTGGATGGTGGATCTGATCACAGAAGGAAATCGCTGTCTTGGTGTTGTGTTGCGGGATAAAAATGGAGAGTTCCATACTGTAAGGGCAGATGATACTGTTCTGGCCTGCGGCGGCGTCGGGGGGCTTTATGAACATTCAACGAATTTCCGGCACATTACGGGAGATGCGTTGGCGATCGGATTGAAACATGGGCTGAAGATGGAACATCTTGACTATGTACAGATTCATCCGACAACACTGTATTCCAAAAAGCCGGGGAGAAGATTTTTGATTTCAGAGTCTGTCCGGGGAGAAGGCGCTCTTTTATACGGTGCAGACGGGACACGTTTTACGAATGAACTGCTTCCGCGGGATATTCTCACAGGTGAGATCAGAAAACAGATGGAGAAGGACGGAACAAAACATGTGTGGCTTGATATGAGACCGCTTGGAGAAGAGATGATCTGCAGTCATTTCCCGAATATAAGAGAAAAGTGCATGGAAGAAGGCTATGATGTGCTGAATGAGTGCATCCCGGTTGTTCCGGCACAGCATTATTTTATGGGAGGTATCTGGGTAGATACGGAACACAGCAGAACGTCTATGGAAGGGTTGTATGCGGTTGGGGAAACAAGCTGTAATGGTGTTCATGGAAGAAACCGTCTGGCAAGCAATTCGCTTCTGGAGAGTCTTGTATTTTCAAGAAGCGCCGCAGAACATATCCGGGAACTGGAAGAAGAGAAGAACGGCTCAGAGGAAGTACAGCAGAATGAAAGCATAGATTTCAGTTGCTATGAGGACGCAGAGGCGCTTCGGGAAACATATAAAACGATGATATTGAATGAGATGGAAAGGATGCAAAAAGAGCATGTATAA
- a CDS encoding spore coat associated protein CotJA: MQNYPNMNVPQRMPNRQSCGCTRIRQTAVEDPLKGMPLAMAYVPWQQWACPYEATKGFCRGTIFEALDKPFMPKGGMMR; this comes from the coding sequence ATGCAAAACTATCCAAATATGAATGTGCCTCAGAGAATGCCAAATCGTCAGAGCTGCGGATGTACCCGCATACGTCAGACTGCTGTCGAAGATCCATTAAAAGGCATGCCGCTTGCTATGGCTTATGTTCCGTGGCAGCAATGGGCCTGCCCATATGAAGCAACAAAAGGCTTCTGCCGCGGAACTATTTTCGAGGCCCTCGATAAACCATTTATGCCAAAAGGAGGGATGATGCGATGA
- the nadA gene encoding quinolinate synthase NadA, which produces MGALEEKILKLKQEKNAVIMAHYYVPDEVQAIADDIGDSYYLSERATKTDADIIVLCGVSFMGESAKLLNPEKKVLLPDLQADCPMAHMASPERIRMVREQYEDVAVVCYINSTAELKTQADVCVTSANAEKIVRALPNKYIYFIPDQHLGQHVAEKVPEKKFIFNDGYCPIHRQIRKEDVLRAKEEHPDAVFLVHPECAKEVVDLAEYAGSTSGIIKYASASEQKEFLIGTEAGVFYELKKQNPEKVFYPINIHQDCPGMKLVTLEKIYDVLLHETNEVQLDEMTMERAKQPLTRMLELAK; this is translated from the coding sequence ATGGGAGCGTTGGAGGAAAAGATTTTAAAACTGAAACAGGAGAAAAATGCTGTGATCATGGCTCATTACTATGTGCCGGACGAGGTGCAGGCAATTGCGGATGATATTGGCGATTCGTATTATTTAAGTGAGCGGGCAACGAAGACAGATGCAGATATCATTGTGCTTTGCGGTGTTTCCTTTATGGGAGAAAGCGCAAAGCTTCTGAATCCGGAAAAGAAGGTACTGCTTCCGGATCTGCAGGCAGATTGTCCGATGGCGCATATGGCAAGCCCGGAACGGATTCGTATGGTAAGAGAACAGTATGAAGATGTGGCAGTTGTGTGTTATATCAACTCTACGGCAGAATTAAAAACACAGGCAGATGTCTGTGTAACTTCTGCAAATGCGGAGAAGATTGTGCGTGCCCTGCCGAATAAATATATTTACTTTATTCCGGATCAGCATCTTGGACAGCATGTGGCGGAGAAAGTTCCGGAGAAGAAATTTATTTTTAATGACGGATATTGTCCGATTCATCGTCAGATCCGAAAAGAAGATGTGCTTAGAGCGAAAGAAGAACATCCGGATGCGGTATTTCTTGTTCATCCGGAATGTGCGAAAGAAGTCGTGGATCTGGCAGAGTATGCAGGAAGCACTTCCGGAATTATCAAGTACGCATCTGCCAGTGAGCAGAAAGAGTTTTTGATCGGAACAGAAGCGGGAGTTTTTTACGAATTAAAGAAACAGAATCCGGAGAAGGTATTTTATCCAATTAATATTCATCAAGACTGTCCGGGAATGAAGCTTGTTACATTGGAGAAGATTTATGATGTGCTTCTGCATGAGACAAATGAGGTGCAGCTTGACGAAATGACGATGGAGCGGGCGAAACAGCCTTTGACCAGAATGCTTGAGTTGGCGAAATAA
- a CDS encoding ACT domain-containing protein has protein sequence MTVKQISVFVENTAGKLAEFIRVLCKHNINIRALSLADTRDFGILRLIVDDTYETVHMLEDEGYVFSITKVLAVAVPDEPGYLYRILTILGDNDINIEYTYAFHHKTQEVAYMIFRVEDNEKAVEVLTREGVKMIDQEHLREI, from the coding sequence ATGACAGTAAAACAGATTTCGGTATTTGTGGAGAATACAGCGGGAAAGCTGGCTGAATTTATTCGGGTGCTGTGTAAACACAATATTAATATACGGGCACTTTCACTGGCAGATACGAGAGATTTTGGAATACTCAGGCTAATTGTAGATGACACTTATGAGACGGTGCATATGCTGGAAGATGAAGGGTATGTATTTTCTATTACAAAGGTACTGGCAGTGGCAGTACCGGATGAGCCGGGATATTTGTACCGTATTTTGACAATTCTTGGAGATAATGACATTAATATTGAATATACATATGCGTTTCATCATAAGACGCAGGAGGTAGCTTATATGATCTTCCGTGTGGAAGATAATGAGAAGGCGGTAGAAGTGCTGACAAGAGAGGGCGTGAAGATGATCGATCAGGAGCATCTGAGAGAGATTTAA
- a CDS encoding extracellular solute-binding protein: MKKKLLAILMATAMTVSLAACGGGGSDAKKEGGSDDGKLSGEITVWSWDVALAHMEAQAERFQEKYPDVEFNFEEMGVQQVYQKMTTCLQSGIGLPDIVSLEGEQMAKFGEKFPGKFEEFTDMINKDDFFPIKIAECTSDDKIIAYPWDSGPCGMFYRADLFEEAGIKAEDIVTWDDFIEAGKVLKDKTGVDMLCMAESRSDATYRFMLMQLGKFYFDAEGNPQVNSEESIRAMEMCKKMYEAGITFNNSSWDDMVAGMTADKFACIAEAVWMVGSIKDAAPDQAGKWACMPLPKFDADAEAMGASNGGSVLAVPSASENAEAAKEFVKFCMEDVDANVEGFQNYGLYPSYLPALESEVFQEGDEYFGGQKLFDMFTEIGKTVPQVNYTSNFAEAIEMSKNCVARVLLEDADPAKVLSDEQEEMEAKFGK; this comes from the coding sequence ATGAAAAAGAAACTATTGGCAATTTTAATGGCAACAGCAATGACAGTATCATTAGCTGCTTGCGGCGGTGGCGGATCCGATGCGAAGAAAGAGGGCGGATCTGATGACGGAAAATTATCCGGTGAGATTACAGTATGGAGCTGGGATGTGGCTTTAGCTCATATGGAAGCGCAGGCAGAGAGATTCCAGGAGAAATATCCAGATGTAGAATTCAATTTTGAAGAGATGGGTGTTCAGCAGGTATACCAGAAAATGACAACATGTCTGCAGTCTGGAATCGGACTTCCGGATATTGTATCTCTCGAGGGTGAGCAAATGGCAAAATTCGGTGAGAAGTTCCCAGGTAAATTTGAAGAATTTACTGATATGATCAATAAAGATGATTTCTTCCCGATTAAGATCGCCGAATGTACAAGCGATGACAAAATTATCGCATATCCGTGGGATTCCGGCCCGTGTGGAATGTTCTACCGTGCAGACTTATTTGAAGAAGCCGGAATCAAAGCTGAAGATATCGTAACATGGGATGATTTCATTGAAGCCGGTAAAGTTTTGAAAGATAAAACAGGTGTTGACATGCTTTGTATGGCAGAGTCAAGAAGTGATGCTACATATCGTTTCATGTTAATGCAGCTTGGTAAGTTCTATTTTGATGCAGAAGGAAATCCGCAGGTAAATTCCGAAGAATCTATTAGAGCAATGGAAATGTGCAAAAAAATGTACGAAGCAGGTATTACATTTAATAACTCATCTTGGGATGATATGGTAGCAGGTATGACAGCTGACAAATTTGCATGTATCGCAGAGGCTGTTTGGATGGTTGGTTCTATCAAAGATGCAGCTCCGGATCAGGCAGGCAAATGGGCATGTATGCCACTTCCAAAATTTGATGCAGATGCAGAAGCAATGGGCGCATCTAACGGTGGATCAGTTCTTGCAGTTCCGTCAGCAAGTGAAAATGCAGAAGCAGCAAAAGAATTTGTAAAATTCTGTATGGAAGATGTTGATGCAAACGTAGAAGGATTCCAGAACTATGGTTTATATCCGTCATACCTTCCGGCATTAGAGTCAGAAGTATTCCAGGAAGGCGATGAATACTTTGGCGGACAGAAATTATTTGATATGTTTACAGAGATTGGTAAAACAGTACCACAGGTAAACTATACTTCTAACTTCGCAGAAGCAATTGAAATGTCTAAAAACTGTGTTGCAAGAGTGCTCCTGGAGGATGCAGATCCTGCAAAAGTTTTAAGTGACGAACAAGAAGAAATGGAAGCAAAATTCGGTAAATAA
- a CDS encoding DMT family transporter gives MKNKLGIAGLLAVTIIWGGGFVASDIALVGLTPFQIMAIRFLIATIVMAALAGKEIKTIRKEEWKCGAILGFFLFGGFALQIIGLQYTTPSKNAFLTATNVVFVPFIAMVLYKRKVKAQSLVGAAMAIIGAGVLSLQADFSMGIGDALTLVCAVCFAFQIFLTGEFVGRIRPMVLNFIQMAMAFVCSLVGYLFSGELAFHADKNSIWAVLYLGLISTCLTYFLQTLSQRYVEETKAAIILSMEAVFGTVFSVILLHEQVTAKMLIGSALILGAVLVSELPVFAGKEAKNVQKLGENQ, from the coding sequence ATGAAAAACAAATTAGGAATTGCAGGACTTCTGGCAGTAACAATCATATGGGGAGGGGGCTTTGTAGCCAGCGATATTGCGCTTGTAGGGCTGACGCCTTTTCAGATTATGGCAATCCGTTTCCTGATTGCAACGATTGTAATGGCAGCACTTGCAGGAAAAGAGATTAAAACGATTCGGAAAGAAGAATGGAAATGCGGTGCAATTCTTGGATTCTTTCTGTTTGGAGGATTTGCACTTCAGATTATTGGACTTCAGTATACGACACCGTCCAAAAATGCATTTTTAACAGCTACGAATGTAGTGTTTGTTCCATTTATTGCGATGGTACTTTATAAGAGAAAAGTAAAAGCACAGTCTCTGGTAGGAGCGGCGATGGCAATCATAGGCGCCGGAGTGCTCTCGCTGCAGGCAGATTTCAGTATGGGAATCGGCGATGCCCTTACCCTTGTCTGTGCGGTCTGCTTCGCATTCCAGATTTTCCTGACAGGAGAATTTGTTGGAAGAATCCGGCCTATGGTACTGAATTTTATTCAGATGGCGATGGCATTTGTATGCTCTTTGGTGGGCTATCTCTTTTCAGGGGAGCTGGCGTTCCATGCAGATAAAAACAGCATCTGGGCAGTGTTATATCTTGGTCTGATCAGTACCTGCCTGACTTACTTTTTACAGACACTCTCACAGAGATATGTGGAAGAAACGAAAGCAGCTATTATTCTTTCAATGGAAGCAGTATTTGGAACAGTCTTTTCTGTTATTCTGCTTCATGAACAGGTAACCGCGAAGATGTTAATCGGATCAGCGCTGATCCTCGGAGCAGTGCTCGTTTCAGAACTTCCTGTATTTGCAGGCAAGGAGGCAAAAAATGTCCAGAAATTGGGAGAAAATCAATAG
- a CDS encoding MATE family efflux transporter has translation MYETKKIKREIYHIIIPMILENILQISASLITTAMVGRLLANDISAQGICVRITDTLWVFYKGVAIGATVLIARAYGAGKKENCRKIMEQTLLTELAVVLLVQIFLFFRADIFLGFFSKDPQILTLAQSYMKIVVIGFTGNVIMTLVTAAFQGYGNTKTPMYIAAAMNIVNIVCGYVFIFGIGPLKGMGIQGAAAALVTAQTFGAVLGLYLLYNKKKGLFSDTVRQGSFFKLDRKCIYEVYTTGIPAALESMFWQFSAIILSKIILSYGAAAFAAYQLGIQAETITEMPAIGFSTASTTLAARAIGKRDQKLQKIYFKELLKVGTAISVVTSLLLILLPKVFMQMMTNKPELQAIGVVYVFVMGFIQIPQNLSRIYNGTIRALGYKNTPMLVAGFGIWIVRIPLCLLAAFVLKLPITAIWIVIALDQLSRFCLSVFLYGRIGKKNLFPADTLEME, from the coding sequence TTGTACGAGACAAAGAAGATAAAACGAGAGATCTACCACATCATTATTCCGATGATCCTGGAAAACATTCTCCAGATTTCAGCGAGTCTTATTACAACAGCGATGGTTGGAAGACTTCTGGCAAATGATATTTCTGCACAGGGGATCTGCGTCAGGATAACGGATACGCTGTGGGTATTTTATAAAGGAGTGGCAATTGGTGCTACGGTTCTGATTGCGCGCGCCTATGGTGCAGGAAAGAAAGAAAACTGCAGAAAAATTATGGAGCAGACGTTGCTGACAGAATTAGCAGTCGTTCTGCTTGTGCAGATTTTTTTATTTTTCCGCGCGGATATTTTCCTCGGATTCTTTTCGAAAGATCCACAAATTCTGACACTTGCACAAAGTTATATGAAAATTGTAGTGATAGGATTTACAGGAAATGTTATAATGACTCTTGTTACAGCAGCGTTTCAGGGATATGGAAATACAAAAACACCAATGTATATTGCGGCAGCAATGAATATTGTAAACATTGTCTGCGGTTATGTATTCATTTTTGGGATTGGTCCATTGAAAGGAATGGGAATTCAGGGTGCAGCTGCAGCGCTTGTTACAGCGCAGACATTTGGAGCTGTTCTTGGATTGTATTTGCTGTACAATAAGAAAAAGGGATTATTCTCAGATACGGTACGTCAGGGAAGTTTCTTTAAGCTTGACCGTAAATGCATTTATGAAGTATATACAACAGGAATTCCGGCAGCTTTGGAAAGCATGTTCTGGCAATTTTCAGCTATCATTTTAAGTAAGATTATTCTTTCTTACGGAGCGGCGGCATTTGCAGCTTATCAGCTTGGAATCCAGGCGGAAACGATTACGGAAATGCCTGCGATCGGCTTTAGTACGGCTTCCACAACATTGGCGGCGCGTGCAATCGGAAAGAGGGATCAGAAGCTGCAGAAAATATACTTTAAAGAACTTTTGAAAGTAGGAACAGCTATCAGTGTTGTAACATCGCTTCTGTTGATCCTGCTGCCAAAAGTATTTATGCAGATGATGACGAACAAACCGGAACTTCAGGCAATTGGTGTTGTATATGTGTTTGTGATGGGATTTATTCAGATTCCGCAGAACTTATCAAGAATATACAATGGAACAATCCGGGCGCTTGGTTATAAGAATACGCCAATGCTCGTAGCAGGATTTGGAATCTGGATCGTCAGAATTCCGCTTTGCCTGCTGGCAGCATTTGTTCTGAAGCTTCCGATCACAGCAATTTGGATTGTGATTGCATTGGATCAGCTTTCAAGATTCTGTCTAAGTGTATTTTTGTACGGACGTATCGGCAAGAAGAATCTATTCCCTGCAGATACATTAGAAATGGAGTAA
- a CDS encoding manganese catalase family protein, which produces MWNYEKRLQYPVKISQPNPKMAQVIISQFGGPDGELAASMRYLSQRYTMPYNEVTATLTDIGTEELAHMEMICAIVHQLTRNLTPEEIEKSGFAPYYVDHTLALWPQAASGAPWTATYFQSKGDPITDLHEDMAAEQKARTTYDNILRLVKDPEVCDPIRFLREREIVHYQRFGESLRHVQDRLDSRNFYAFNPEFDRRNCQTS; this is translated from the coding sequence ATGTGGAATTATGAAAAAAGACTGCAGTACCCTGTAAAAATCTCACAACCGAATCCCAAAATGGCGCAAGTCATCATAAGTCAGTTTGGTGGCCCGGACGGCGAGCTTGCTGCCTCTATGCGCTATCTGAGCCAGAGATATACGATGCCATACAACGAAGTAACCGCTACCCTGACTGACATCGGCACCGAAGAGCTCGCCCATATGGAGATGATCTGTGCGATTGTCCATCAGCTTACGCGCAATTTAACTCCGGAAGAAATCGAAAAATCCGGTTTTGCTCCATATTATGTAGATCACACACTGGCGCTCTGGCCACAGGCGGCAAGCGGAGCTCCCTGGACAGCAACTTATTTTCAGTCAAAAGGGGATCCTATCACTGATCTGCACGAAGATATGGCAGCAGAACAAAAGGCAAGAACAACTTACGATAACATTCTCCGTCTCGTAAAAGATCCTGAAGTCTGTGATCCGATCCGCTTCTTAAGAGAGCGGGAAATCGTCCACTATCAACGCTTCGGTGAATCACTGCGACATGTGCAGGATCGTCTCGACAGCCGCAATTTCTATGCGTTCAATCCGGAATTTGACCGCAGAAACTGCCAGACATCATAG